The proteins below are encoded in one region of Candidatus Flexicrinis proximus:
- a CDS encoding carbohydrate ABC transporter permease → MAAIARFLGRQRGLGGPDWADYATYLYLFIGTVLMFGPVLWLISSSFKDQNDLLRFPPRLLPYHQETIVVDGYDNPLPLYEVTLEDGSVRQLARIRRVGIEGQHIDPANPAAEVIRVNINQTKPVESVLFTLDNYINGAQRFNFVAYFINTVFVTVVATILTLLVNSMAAFALSKYKFRGSTAILLIMISTLLVPLSVILIPLLLVITQVKMFDSLIGVIIPSIATPTGVFLLRQYMLTIPDELLESARLDGATEWRIYLQVIIPLARPALAVLAIFSVMWRWNDFLWPLVVLQSSENFTLQVGLNSFRGELQVQWDLLLSMTVLTLLPVTVVFAFLQKYITTGIATTGMK, encoded by the coding sequence ATGGCTGCTATCGCACGCTTCCTCGGTCGTCAGCGAGGTCTCGGGGGTCCGGATTGGGCGGACTACGCCACCTACCTCTATCTCTTCATCGGCACCGTTCTGATGTTCGGCCCGGTGCTCTGGCTCATTTCCTCCTCGTTCAAGGATCAGAACGATCTGCTCCGCTTCCCGCCGCGCCTCCTGCCTTACCATCAGGAAACCATCGTGGTCGACGGCTATGACAACCCCCTTCCGCTCTACGAAGTCACGCTGGAAGATGGCAGCGTCCGTCAGCTTGCACGCATCCGGCGCGTCGGCATTGAAGGGCAGCACATCGATCCCGCTAACCCCGCCGCCGAAGTCATCCGCGTCAACATCAACCAGACCAAACCTGTTGAAAGCGTGCTGTTCACGCTCGACAACTACATTAACGGTGCGCAGCGCTTCAATTTTGTGGCTTATTTCATCAATACTGTTTTCGTCACCGTGGTCGCCACCATCCTGACTCTATTGGTCAACAGTATGGCCGCCTTCGCCCTCAGCAAGTACAAGTTCAGGGGCAGCACCGCAATCCTCCTGATTATGATTTCGACCCTTCTTGTCCCCCTTTCCGTGATCCTCATTCCGCTCCTCCTCGTGATCACGCAGGTCAAAATGTTCGATAGCCTTATTGGCGTCATTATCCCCAGCATCGCCACCCCGACCGGAGTCTTCCTGCTCCGCCAGTACATGCTCACCATCCCGGACGAACTCCTGGAGTCGGCCCGGCTGGACGGCGCGACCGAGTGGCGCATCTACCTGCAGGTCATCATCCCCCTGGCGCGTCCTGCGCTCGCCGTACTGGCGATCTTCAGCGTGATGTGGCGCTGGAACGATTTCCTTTGGCCGCTCGTCGTGCTTCAGTCCAGCGAAAACTTTACGCTCCAGGTCGGTCTGAACAGCTTCCGTGGTGAACTTCAGGTCCAGTGGGATCTGCTCCTCTCGATGACCGTCCTCACGCTGCTCCCTGTGACTGTCGTCTTCGCCTTCTTGCAGAAGTACATCACCACCGGCATCGCTACCACGGGTATGAAGTAA
- a CDS encoding alpha-glucosidase codes for MRPVTARGAKVSMVEDGGVAFTADGGEVLRISPLRDEVIRVQFWPSGQPELRRTWAVVYPDDSMPREGRLRDAPCAFAPAPFTWVAGSLFASRLRIHVNLDSLALAWSVAGQPLFADLPDRAYTYDSTGPAKWHYLRRMATDRYYGFGERSGALEKTGRRLRLAAFDALGYNAETTDPLYKHIPFYVTLDTRTNTVYGIYYDNTATGVHDLGAEIDAFWGEYSYTQFDRGDLDYYVIYGPTFANVLDKYTRLTGRPAVLPDWALGYLGSTMAYTEAPDAAARLREFVDLCKQHDIPVSGFHLSSGYSTDPEGRRRTFCWNTDKVPDPAALARYFNDSGIRLAANVKPYLLESHPQFQRLRQSGGFIKALSDDPAALPEPEIGMAWPGGRHAKAPCAYIDFTSPAGFDWWVEQATATLLEVGVSAMWNDNNEFQLPNDDALCDGFGVPLPLGQVRPTQTLLMAQASFDATRRFAPGARPFVLTRAGSAGIQRYAQTWTGDNRTSWHSLKFNLPMGLGLSLSGVPNWGHDVGGFDGPPPDPELFVRWVQCGVFFPRFTIHSWNTDGSVTSPWMHPEVLPIVRDMIKLRYRVLPHLRMLMLLASQTGAPINAPTVYYHAGDPNTHNQSFEFMVGPDLLVAPVIEPGAATRTLYLPRGRQWTDWHTGRVYAGGQHVTVDAPLERLPVFLADGISPLLAD; via the coding sequence ATGCGCCCAGTAACCGCGCGCGGCGCGAAAGTCTCGATGGTTGAAGACGGCGGCGTGGCCTTTACGGCGGACGGCGGCGAAGTCCTCAGGATATCGCCGCTGCGCGACGAAGTGATCCGCGTGCAGTTCTGGCCGTCGGGCCAGCCGGAGCTCCGGCGCACCTGGGCGGTGGTCTATCCTGACGACAGTATGCCGCGCGAAGGCCGCCTGCGTGATGCCCCCTGTGCGTTTGCGCCAGCGCCCTTCACCTGGGTGGCTGGCTCGCTTTTCGCCTCGCGCCTCCGCATTCATGTCAACCTGGACTCGTTGGCACTGGCATGGTCGGTGGCCGGCCAGCCCCTGTTTGCCGATTTACCGGACCGCGCCTACACCTACGACTCGACCGGCCCGGCCAAATGGCATTATCTGCGCCGCATGGCGACCGACCGCTACTACGGTTTCGGCGAGCGCTCCGGTGCCCTTGAAAAGACCGGCCGCCGGTTGCGCCTCGCGGCTTTTGACGCGCTTGGCTACAACGCCGAGACCACCGACCCACTTTACAAGCACATCCCGTTCTATGTCACGCTTGATACGCGCACCAACACTGTCTACGGGATCTACTACGACAACACGGCCACGGGCGTCCATGATCTTGGCGCTGAAATCGACGCCTTCTGGGGCGAATACTCCTATACGCAGTTCGACCGTGGTGACCTCGACTACTATGTGATCTACGGCCCGACGTTTGCCAATGTCCTCGACAAATACACGCGGCTCACCGGCCGCCCCGCCGTACTGCCGGATTGGGCGTTAGGCTATCTTGGCTCAACCATGGCCTACACCGAAGCGCCGGACGCGGCTGCGCGCCTGCGCGAATTCGTCGACTTATGTAAGCAGCACGACATCCCGGTCAGCGGTTTCCATCTCTCGTCCGGCTATTCGACCGATCCCGAAGGCCGCCGCCGCACCTTCTGCTGGAATACCGACAAGGTTCCCGATCCCGCCGCGCTGGCGCGTTACTTCAACGACAGCGGCATCCGGCTGGCCGCCAATGTAAAACCCTATCTGCTCGAATCGCACCCGCAGTTCCAGCGGCTCCGTCAAAGCGGCGGCTTCATCAAAGCCCTCTCCGACGATCCCGCGGCACTCCCTGAGCCGGAAATTGGCATGGCCTGGCCCGGCGGTCGCCATGCAAAAGCCCCCTGCGCCTATATCGACTTCACCAGTCCCGCCGGCTTCGACTGGTGGGTCGAGCAGGCCACCGCGACTCTGCTGGAGGTGGGCGTCTCGGCCATGTGGAACGACAACAACGAATTCCAGCTCCCCAACGACGACGCGCTTTGCGATGGCTTTGGCGTCCCACTGCCCTTGGGGCAGGTGCGTCCCACCCAGACGCTGCTTATGGCGCAGGCCAGCTTCGATGCGACCCGTCGCTTTGCCCCTGGTGCTCGCCCGTTTGTGCTGACCCGTGCCGGCAGCGCGGGAATCCAGCGCTACGCGCAAACCTGGACCGGCGACAACCGCACCTCCTGGCACAGCCTCAAATTCAACCTGCCGATGGGTCTCGGCCTCAGCCTGTCCGGCGTTCCCAACTGGGGGCATGATGTCGGCGGCTTCGACGGGCCTCCTCCGGACCCCGAACTGTTCGTCCGCTGGGTCCAGTGCGGCGTGTTTTTCCCGCGTTTCACCATTCACAGCTGGAACACCGACGGCAGTGTGACCTCTCCGTGGATGCACCCTGAAGTCCTGCCCATCGTCCGCGACATGATCAAACTGCGCTATCGGGTGCTGCCGCACCTCAGGATGCTCATGCTGCTGGCATCCCAGACTGGCGCGCCGATCAACGCCCCGACTGTCTATTACCATGCCGGCGATCCCAACACGCACAACCAGTCGTTTGAGTTCATGGTCGGCCCTGATCTGCTGGTCGCCCCGGTTATCGAACCCGGTGCTGCGACTCGCACGCTCTATCTGCCGCGCGGTCGCCAGTGGACCGACTGGCATACCGGCCGCGTCTACGCCGGCGGCCAGCATGTGACCGTCGATGCCCCGCTGGAGCGCTTGCCCGTGTTCCTCGCGGACGGCATCAGCCCGCTGCTCGCCGACTAG
- a CDS encoding hydrolase, which translates to MIAPLPAYAGCSARNKEQAAVGEITRIAVVQTRWLGSRAAMKDEYRDLVAQAAHGGAALVCLPELSLSPYFPARPDPSGFDWAEPLDGGESALCFSELARVNAVTLIGSLFEKADDGIFRNTAVIYGPDGQRLGLTRKVHIPSGEGYHETDFFVGGTEYPVHDLDGLPTAVPTCYDQWFPELARIYALNGAAFIFYPTAIGSEPTDPSMDSQDAWRTVMRGHAIANGVYVAAANRTGAENGLTFYGGSFICAPTGEIIAQAGRDTREVLFADLDLALMRHWRGLFPLLHQRKPQVYGRIVEQTSTDVPSRWRDHPAFVED; encoded by the coding sequence ATGATTGCGCCGCTCCCGGCCTATGCGGGGTGCAGCGCACGTAATAAGGAGCAGGCAGCAGTGGGTGAAATCACGCGTATCGCGGTCGTGCAAACCCGTTGGTTGGGCAGCCGCGCGGCAATGAAAGACGAGTATCGCGACTTGGTCGCGCAGGCGGCACACGGCGGCGCCGCGCTGGTATGCCTGCCCGAACTCTCATTGTCACCCTATTTCCCGGCCCGGCCCGACCCGTCCGGCTTCGATTGGGCCGAGCCGCTTGACGGCGGCGAATCCGCGCTCTGCTTTTCCGAGCTTGCCCGCGTCAACGCCGTCACCCTCATCGGCAGCCTCTTCGAAAAGGCCGACGATGGCATCTTCCGCAACACCGCCGTCATCTATGGGCCGGACGGTCAGCGTCTCGGCCTGACCCGCAAAGTCCACATCCCCTCGGGCGAGGGTTACCACGAGACCGACTTCTTTGTCGGCGGGACCGAATATCCCGTGCACGACCTGGATGGGCTTCCTACTGCAGTCCCCACTTGCTACGACCAGTGGTTTCCTGAACTGGCGCGCATCTACGCGCTCAACGGCGCCGCCTTCATCTTCTATCCCACCGCCATCGGCAGCGAACCGACCGACCCGTCTATGGACTCGCAGGACGCCTGGCGTACGGTCATGCGCGGCCATGCCATCGCCAATGGCGTGTACGTCGCCGCCGCCAATCGTACCGGCGCCGAAAACGGCCTCACGTTCTATGGCGGGAGCTTCATCTGTGCGCCAACCGGCGAGATCATCGCCCAGGCAGGTCGCGACACTCGCGAGGTGCTTTTCGCTGACCTGGACCTCGCACTGATGCGCCACTGGCGCGGCCTATTCCCGCTGCTGCACCAGCGCAAACCGCAGGTCTACGGCCGCATCGTCGAGCAAACCTCCACCGACGTCCCCTCGCGCTGGCGCGATCATCCGGCCTTTGTCGAGGACTAG
- a CDS encoding SMP-30/gluconolactonase/LRE family protein, with translation MTEIGQIDCVSATTCVTGENPLWHPSERVIYWTDIPGAKIYRFDPVTGETHVAYSGDIVGGFTLQADGALLMFGAGGKIKLLKDGQVQVLIRSMPAEVATRFNDVIADPAGRVFCGTMPTAQRSGRLYRLDHDLTVTQVVDGVGISNGLGFSPDRRTMYYTDSDPARTIYEFDYDEMTGALSNRRIFKKVDEGDAVPDGLTVDSEGCIWSARWDGGCVVRYSSDGRELMRLPIPGALKVSSMTFGGEDYSDLYLTTAGGDDRGSNGINAGALFRVRLGVRGVPEYRSRINVP, from the coding sequence ATGACTGAAATCGGGCAAATCGACTGCGTTTCCGCGACGACCTGCGTCACCGGCGAAAATCCGCTCTGGCATCCATCTGAGCGTGTCATCTACTGGACGGACATTCCCGGCGCCAAAATCTACCGCTTTGACCCGGTCACGGGCGAGACCCATGTCGCGTACTCGGGCGATATTGTCGGCGGCTTCACGCTCCAGGCCGATGGCGCACTCCTTATGTTTGGCGCCGGCGGCAAGATTAAGCTCCTCAAAGACGGCCAGGTGCAGGTTCTGATCCGCAGTATGCCCGCCGAAGTCGCAACCCGCTTCAACGACGTCATCGCCGATCCCGCCGGTCGAGTATTCTGCGGCACCATGCCCACCGCCCAGCGCTCTGGCCGCCTCTATCGCCTCGATCATGACCTCACTGTGACGCAGGTCGTCGACGGTGTCGGCATCAGCAACGGCCTCGGCTTTTCCCCGGATCGGCGCACAATGTACTACACCGACAGTGATCCCGCCCGCACGATTTACGAATTCGATTATGATGAGATGACCGGCGCGCTTTCCAACCGCCGCATCTTCAAAAAGGTTGACGAAGGCGACGCGGTACCGGATGGCTTGACAGTCGACTCAGAAGGCTGCATTTGGTCTGCCCGCTGGGACGGCGGCTGTGTCGTCCGCTACTCCAGCGATGGCCGTGAGCTGATGCGACTGCCGATCCCTGGCGCGCTCAAGGTGTCGAGTATGACCTTCGGCGGCGAGGACTACTCCGACCTGTACCTCACCACTGCCGGCGGTGACGACAGGGGCAGCAATGGCATAAACGCGGGGGCACTTTTCCGGGTGCGGCTCGGTGTCCGCGGTGTTCCCGAGTATCGTTCGAGAATCAATGTACCCTGA
- a CDS encoding glycoside hydrolase family 44 protein: MRRFVRFAVLTIVLGALVAPVAGVAGPALSVDLTAPTHPISPYIYGMNFAGATLGTELNLPLNRWGGNDTSRYDYTIDTSSKGMDYFFSNIPYRIEEGEETRPLPAESSVNRYIEQNAAWGGDTIVTVPMMGWMPKDESYGCSFHIDIYPVQEEFEPWRDKCGNGKNPDGSYIVGNDPTDASRAIDQTFVSNWVTYLVNRYGGAGAGGVKFYNLDNEPMLWFDTHRDVFQGTLGYDGLRDRTYLYGAAVKAADPNALTLGPAGYGWEEYFYSDLDRAVGCFQGDPCTDHIAHGSVGLAEWYLQQMAAYETNNGVRILDYLDEHFYPFFVALNNDVSGGMPAQRLRATRFLWDPTYNQQPDNWYVGEPIQLIPRMKQWVADNYPGTKTAITEYNFGALNHINGALTQADVLGIFGREGLDLATLWSPPNLNQPGAFAFRMYLNYDGAGSDFGDTSVQAVSGDQSQLAIYAATRSSDGALTLIVVNKTAVEQSTTITVTGFDASPAVEVWQYSSANLAAVVQQPDTLITSGVINHAFPAESVTMLVVSPPPAYRRT; this comes from the coding sequence ATGCGGCGCTTTGTGCGGTTTGCCGTTCTGACAATCGTGCTGGGCGCACTGGTCGCCCCCGTGGCTGGCGTGGCGGGGCCGGCGCTTTCGGTTGATCTCACTGCGCCCACCCATCCGATCAGCCCGTATATCTACGGGATGAATTTCGCTGGTGCAACCCTCGGCACCGAGCTGAATCTTCCGCTCAACCGTTGGGGCGGCAATGACACCAGCCGCTACGATTACACGATCGATACCTCGTCCAAAGGCATGGACTACTTCTTCTCTAATATCCCCTATCGGATTGAGGAAGGTGAGGAGACTCGCCCGCTTCCCGCCGAGTCTTCCGTAAACCGTTATATCGAGCAGAACGCGGCATGGGGCGGGGATACCATCGTCACCGTGCCGATGATGGGCTGGATGCCCAAGGATGAGTCCTACGGCTGCAGCTTCCACATTGATATCTACCCGGTCCAGGAAGAATTCGAGCCGTGGCGCGACAAGTGCGGCAACGGTAAGAACCCGGATGGCTCCTACATCGTCGGCAACGACCCCACCGATGCCAGCCGCGCCATCGACCAGACCTTCGTCTCCAACTGGGTGACTTACCTCGTCAACCGCTACGGCGGGGCGGGGGCGGGCGGTGTCAAGTTCTACAATCTCGACAATGAACCGATGCTCTGGTTTGACACCCATCGCGATGTGTTCCAGGGGACGCTCGGCTACGATGGGCTTCGCGACCGGACCTATCTGTACGGCGCAGCTGTAAAGGCCGCTGACCCCAACGCCCTCACGCTCGGTCCCGCTGGCTACGGCTGGGAAGAATACTTCTACAGCGATCTCGACCGTGCGGTGGGCTGCTTCCAGGGGGATCCTTGTACCGACCATATTGCGCACGGTAGCGTGGGGCTGGCCGAATGGTATTTACAGCAGATGGCCGCCTACGAGACCAACAACGGAGTCCGCATTCTCGATTATCTGGACGAGCACTTCTACCCGTTCTTTGTCGCGCTCAATAATGACGTTTCTGGCGGCATGCCGGCCCAGCGCCTGCGTGCCACCCGTTTTCTCTGGGACCCGACTTACAATCAGCAGCCCGACAACTGGTACGTCGGTGAGCCGATCCAGTTAATCCCCCGCATGAAGCAGTGGGTTGCCGACAATTACCCCGGCACAAAAACGGCCATCACCGAATATAACTTCGGCGCGTTGAACCACATCAACGGCGCGCTGACTCAGGCCGATGTCCTCGGCATCTTCGGGCGCGAAGGCCTCGATCTCGCGACTCTCTGGTCGCCTCCAAACCTGAATCAGCCCGGCGCGTTCGCCTTCCGTATGTACCTGAACTACGACGGTGCCGGCAGTGACTTCGGTGACACCAGTGTTCAGGCTGTTAGCGGCGACCAGTCGCAGCTTGCCATCTACGCCGCCACGCGTTCATCTGACGGCGCGCTGACGCTGATTGTTGTCAACAAGACCGCCGTTGAACAATCGACCACCATTACCGTCACCGGCTTCGACGCGTCGCCGGCCGTCGAGGTCTGGCAGTACAGCAGTGCCAATCTCGCCGCCGTCGTGCAGCAGCCTGACACCCTGATCACCTCAGGCGTGATCAACCACGCCTTCCCGGCAGAATCCGTCACCATGCTCGTTGTCAGCCCTCCGCCGGCGTATCGACGGACCTGA
- a CDS encoding ABC transporter substrate-binding protein, with protein sequence MKRLILLLALLSSLPAAAQSDTELVEVVFIAASGGAARGTLDDAAYSAAQAAAAELASEADSIEAADGTTYEIEVILVRAADGDEALEAYQDAVDDGAAAVLASTSSVIQDALLDRANLPIPVLYTALDDENPAGALKLTPDLQAQIAAAADYLTDERGVESIAVLNADTVDAEDGADDFERIVGTDTVVLRAVHAADETDFEDVAREVRESGAGAAFIWTLDAPGRTLLRALDEVGWDGLIVYMGVDDTFMGGAPEPDAFGGLYTPHGWRPEAANSATREFLAVMAGAGKAADAESGAYYDMIALVADSLRRTETVTRTSLGGANLEGAQGEYVNGRPTHVLLFQTEVVPESGYRLWEAARYVSGACLTCPDTFVSDTTETDAARDALFTIALLADQTGMTAETGRHAQQAMELAIREINDSGGVIGPLNVRYALRLTTYNVPDPTRAPAAFQQALAQGANVILGPDANSAVVPTALAADISGIPQISTATGLTSASLNTVQYLKQGRSNDQTRARAAVTFVTEEREQTAIALIVARTDWGLNVQSAVREAIRSTEEGELVLSLEHGTEQPDLSVFYDQIAESGAEAILVWSIPSSLISLLDALEAHGWQGTVVYGYAIPELLDATNIPVPPNIDLLIPVGWWPTTTHWAGREFAQDYTTLFDEQPIEQTAAYYDAVHLVRRALEAVGPAPAALRDYLSEDALFYGAQGEYQPAEYGTGELTQAVQILSIGEQLGIAPVARYVRCPDLCERAD encoded by the coding sequence GTGAAACGTCTCATTTTACTGCTGGCGCTGCTGTCCAGCTTGCCTGCCGCCGCTCAATCCGACACAGAACTGGTTGAAGTCGTGTTCATCGCCGCCAGCGGGGGCGCGGCGCGCGGAACGCTCGACGACGCTGCGTATTCGGCCGCACAGGCTGCCGCGGCAGAACTTGCCAGCGAAGCCGATTCGATCGAGGCTGCGGACGGCACGACCTATGAAATCGAGGTCATTCTGGTGCGTGCAGCCGACGGCGACGAGGCGCTTGAAGCGTATCAGGATGCCGTGGACGATGGCGCGGCGGCCGTGCTGGCGTCGACGTCGAGTGTCATACAGGACGCGCTGCTTGATAGGGCAAACCTGCCGATCCCGGTGCTGTACACGGCGCTAGACGACGAGAATCCAGCCGGCGCGCTCAAGCTCACGCCAGATTTGCAGGCGCAGATCGCCGCGGCAGCAGACTACCTGACCGACGAGCGCGGTGTTGAGTCGATCGCGGTGCTTAACGCGGACACGGTTGATGCTGAGGACGGCGCGGACGACTTCGAGCGGATCGTGGGCACTGATACAGTCGTACTGAGAGCGGTACATGCGGCCGATGAGACGGATTTCGAGGATGTGGCGCGAGAAGTACGTGAGAGCGGCGCCGGGGCGGCGTTCATCTGGACGCTCGATGCGCCTGGGCGGACGCTTCTGCGGGCGCTGGACGAGGTGGGTTGGGACGGACTGATCGTCTATATGGGCGTGGACGACACATTCATGGGAGGAGCGCCGGAGCCGGACGCGTTCGGCGGCCTGTACACCCCGCATGGATGGCGGCCGGAGGCGGCTAATTCCGCCACGCGTGAGTTCCTCGCGGTCATGGCGGGTGCGGGCAAGGCTGCCGACGCGGAGAGCGGCGCGTACTACGACATGATCGCGCTGGTCGCCGACTCGCTGCGGCGAACGGAAACCGTGACCCGCACGTCGCTCGGCGGCGCAAACCTCGAGGGCGCGCAGGGCGAGTACGTGAACGGCCGGCCGACCCATGTACTGCTGTTCCAGACGGAAGTCGTGCCGGAGAGCGGATACAGGTTGTGGGAAGCCGCGCGATATGTGAGCGGCGCATGCCTGACCTGCCCCGACACGTTTGTCAGCGATACGACGGAGACTGACGCGGCGCGCGATGCACTGTTCACGATTGCGCTGCTGGCCGACCAGACGGGTATGACCGCAGAGACTGGACGGCACGCCCAGCAGGCGATGGAGCTTGCGATACGCGAAATCAACGACTCCGGCGGCGTAATCGGGCCGCTAAACGTGCGCTACGCGCTGCGGCTGACGACGTACAACGTGCCCGATCCGACCAGGGCGCCGGCCGCCTTCCAACAAGCACTAGCTCAGGGCGCGAACGTTATCCTGGGGCCGGACGCGAACAGCGCGGTGGTGCCGACGGCACTGGCAGCAGATATCAGCGGCATCCCGCAGATCTCGACGGCGACGGGGTTGACCTCGGCAAGCCTGAACACGGTGCAGTACTTGAAACAAGGGCGCAGCAACGACCAGACCCGCGCTCGCGCGGCCGTGACGTTTGTCACCGAAGAGCGAGAGCAAACGGCGATCGCGCTGATCGTTGCGCGGACCGATTGGGGGCTGAACGTCCAGTCAGCGGTGCGCGAGGCGATTCGCAGCACAGAAGAGGGCGAGCTGGTGCTGTCGCTGGAACATGGCACCGAGCAGCCGGATTTGTCGGTGTTCTACGACCAGATCGCGGAGAGCGGTGCAGAGGCGATTCTGGTGTGGTCGATCCCGTCGTCACTGATTTCGCTGCTGGACGCGCTTGAGGCGCATGGCTGGCAGGGGACGGTCGTGTATGGCTACGCGATCCCGGAACTATTGGACGCGACCAACATACCGGTGCCGCCGAACATTGATTTGCTGATTCCGGTGGGCTGGTGGCCGACCACGACCCACTGGGCCGGGCGGGAGTTCGCGCAGGACTATACCACGCTGTTCGATGAGCAGCCGATCGAGCAGACGGCGGCGTATTACGACGCGGTGCATCTGGTGCGGCGGGCGCTGGAAGCGGTTGGCCCAGCCCCGGCCGCACTACGAGACTACCTGAGCGAAGACGCGCTGTTTTACGGAGCGCAAGGCGAATACCAGCCAGCAGAGTACGGCACCGGAGAGCTGACACAAGCCGTGCAAATCCTCAGCATCGGGGAGCAACTCGGGATCGCGCCGGTGGCTCGCTATGTGCGCTGCCCCGATTTGTGCGAACGGGCGGATTAG
- a CDS encoding ABC transporter permease translates to MRLLQLERLRFSAAILLGLALVIGGVLSQTWFDRDRYAATLAEGLLGVELPDDFQIPRLVGEQTARAEANSGGARRYWQEAGLPAQTLRQLEVAFAAVFNPISVYGGYAAAVGGVLIALGGIVALARPKWSRTLDWLIRFGGLMAGMFFVYWLGVVNSAALLLPVVPYMRPLFWAALAATVLMIPRELLPEPARDMAEGTASVSVGQNIGVALDALRANKLRSALTMLGIIIGVMAVVSLLSVGRGAEAAITQQINNIGTNLVTILPATGGNALVLEDANAIRNGVRGLSAVVPQYIAAAQVKTELGGVQARVVGTTADYDETSNLNVELGRFFDALEYQSAARVAIVGEAVAEELFGRLNPVGRTIRVNSQRLTVIGVMQHRDGGFGADPNLQIYVPLTTSYRSLFNARAVASNRDTVTSIIVSVAEAEDIPRAKDLMTRVLRDTHDLALDDEDDFIIFDQQQLLEAASTITGILTVMLGAIAGVSLLVGGIGIMNISLVSVTERTREIGLRKALGARRSHIMQQFLIETTVLSTIGGALGVTLGVGLAQLINASGVLTASITADSVLLGLGFSVFVGIFFGVYPARRAARLQPIEALRYE, encoded by the coding sequence ATGCGCCTGTTGCAACTCGAACGACTGCGGTTCAGCGCGGCAATCCTGCTCGGGCTGGCGCTGGTGATCGGCGGCGTATTGTCGCAGACGTGGTTTGACCGCGACCGCTACGCGGCAACCTTGGCCGAAGGGCTGCTGGGCGTCGAACTCCCGGACGACTTCCAGATTCCGCGATTGGTCGGAGAACAGACAGCGCGGGCCGAGGCTAACAGCGGCGGCGCGCGGCGGTACTGGCAGGAGGCCGGCCTGCCGGCGCAAACGCTGAGGCAGCTTGAAGTGGCGTTCGCGGCGGTCTTCAATCCGATTTCCGTGTACGGCGGATATGCAGCAGCTGTCGGCGGGGTGCTGATTGCGCTAGGTGGCATCGTGGCGCTGGCCCGCCCAAAGTGGTCGCGCACGTTGGACTGGCTGATCCGGTTCGGCGGGCTGATGGCTGGGATGTTTTTCGTCTACTGGCTGGGCGTGGTGAACAGCGCAGCGCTGCTGCTGCCGGTTGTGCCGTATATGCGGCCGCTGTTCTGGGCCGCGCTGGCGGCCACGGTGCTGATGATTCCGCGTGAGCTACTTCCGGAACCCGCACGTGACATGGCCGAGGGCACGGCATCGGTGAGCGTCGGCCAGAACATCGGCGTGGCGCTGGACGCGCTGCGGGCGAACAAGCTGCGGTCGGCACTGACGATGCTGGGGATCATCATCGGCGTAATGGCGGTGGTGTCGCTGCTATCGGTGGGGCGAGGCGCTGAGGCGGCGATCACCCAGCAGATCAACAACATCGGCACGAATCTGGTCACAATACTGCCGGCGACCGGCGGAAACGCGCTGGTCCTGGAGGACGCAAACGCGATCCGAAACGGCGTGCGCGGACTATCGGCGGTGGTACCGCAGTATATCGCGGCGGCCCAGGTGAAGACCGAATTGGGAGGCGTTCAGGCGCGGGTGGTCGGGACGACGGCCGATTACGACGAGACCAGCAACCTGAACGTCGAGCTGGGACGGTTTTTCGATGCGCTGGAGTACCAGTCCGCCGCGCGGGTGGCGATCGTGGGCGAAGCGGTGGCGGAGGAGCTATTTGGCCGGCTAAACCCGGTCGGGCGGACGATCCGCGTGAACAGCCAGCGGCTGACGGTGATAGGCGTGATGCAGCACCGCGACGGGGGATTCGGGGCAGACCCGAACCTGCAGATCTACGTGCCGCTGACGACCAGCTACCGGAGTCTGTTCAACGCGCGGGCGGTGGCGAGCAACCGCGATACCGTTACGAGCATCATCGTGTCGGTCGCCGAGGCGGAGGACATTCCCCGCGCGAAAGACCTGATGACACGGGTGCTGCGCGATACTCACGACCTGGCGCTGGACGACGAGGACGATTTTATCATCTTCGACCAGCAGCAGCTGCTTGAAGCCGCGTCGACAATCACCGGCATTCTGACCGTGATGCTTGGCGCGATCGCGGGGGTGTCGCTGCTGGTGGGCGGAATCGGGATTATGAACATCAGCCTGGTCTCGGTCACGGAGCGCACGCGAGAGATCGGACTGCGTAAAGCGCTGGGCGCGAGGCGGTCGCATATCATGCAGCAGTTCCTGATCGAAACGACGGTCCTGAGCACAATTGGCGGCGCGCTGGGCGTGACGCTGGGGGTAGGACTGGCGCAACTGATCAACGCGTCCGGCGTGCTGACGGCGAGCATCACGGCGGATTCAGTTCTGCTCGGACTCGGGTTCAGCGTGTTTGTGGGAATATTCTTTGGCGTGTATCCGGCGCGACGCGCTGCCCGCCTGCAACCTATCGAAGCCCTGCGATACGAATAA